The sequence below is a genomic window from Wyeomyia smithii strain HCP4-BCI-WySm-NY-G18 chromosome 1, ASM2978416v1, whole genome shotgun sequence.
GATCAAAACGGTtttgatggacgacgagacacttaccctgaatggcaacgactggcaggacacttcgtattttacttcctcccacgaaggaagtaaaCATCCATAAAGTTAcctaagaaggtgctgctgtggctgacaatcagcgagaagaggaTGTAAAAACCACTCTTCTCTTGCTCCAGACTAACCGTGAACAGGGAGATTTATAGCACggagtgcctgccagaagttgtgtcgttcatcaagaaggCCGAAGACGCGGCGTTTTTGGCCAGATCTGGCGTCAGCCCATTACTCGAGGTGAGATGTACTCCAACAATTCTGTCgcaaaaactgaggaggaactgataaataaaacgaagaaagaactcaaataCATGCATAAAAGCATtaacggttaactgccggaaggccgctcgcgaAGGGTGTAGAATTTTCTACGAGGCCGCTCGCAAAAGCCTTTCATGGAAAATTTATCAATCTTAACTATCTGTCTTAGTTACCCTTTTTTACCGCTACCCGAAATAAGTCTACTTTTGTACTGCAAACGTTACCAAAAGATTTTAGAAGAATGCAGCGTAAAAAAGGGAACTTgtgagggagcctgagaatataCCCATAATAGTCCCCTTTTGACATCGATTGGTcctgattctactgagattcaAACCTACGACCATCCACTTGACAAAGTAATCACCACACGAGTTATTAAGCTTCCCTAAGTATCACAAAGCAAGGTTAAAAGTAACAAttcctatttatgacttttcaaaagaTATCAATTATCAAATTTGACTATCTCGGTGCATCTTCTCCCAACACAACCATCctgaaaaagtttcacactaatagcgaatttctttactcCACTCGGTCAGTGCAAACCTACGCATTGTTTACAAACTAAGCACGTGCGATGACGGGCTAAAACTGACAAATTTTAGGGTAGCAAGCCAGGGCAATACTGGGTAAAAACCAAGCGAACAAAGGAAGGGTTTTGACGATTTGGCAGCAGTTAGGTTGTCTTCAGGTCAAAACTAGATGAGCTTGTGGAATAAAGAACTTCgctatatacactaaggtcgctttttacgcgagttttttacgcggattccgtaatttacgcggtttttttacgcggattccagaaattacggggtttttttacgcggattccggaatttacgcggtttttttcacgcggattccggaatttacgcggtatttttttctcacgcggatttcggtttctctttaCTCGGATCGCAGAaataacgcaggttttttttacgcggattccggaatttacgcggttttttacgcggcacgcatccgccgcgtaaaaagcgactttagtgtaactCTATTATCTTTattcttctttctttttttatcaTCTCCCGTTCTGAGAGACATGAACCACCCAATTTCGGTCCCGTTATGCTTCGAGGTCGGGCTTAAAttatattgtttaaaaaaagttagaatAGCACATTGATAGAATTTGGGAATTAACTTTTTAGGGCACTTTTTCTAAAAGTTCTAGTTACAAAGTTTGACACCAATGAATTAGATTTACTCACCAATCATGCAATCGGTAAAAATGCTATAGTTCCTCATGGGCATTTTTTGTTCACCGATATTGTTTACACCAGAGTAGTTGTAGCTTATTAACGCTTCGTCAGTGAAAAGCCGGGAAAAGAAGTTTACTATATCCATCGATGGTGGCTTGTTGCTTGAGATGTAATGAACCTGAGTAGATAAAAGAATGATAAGCGCATTAAAAAGCTTATCACTCCAGAGCACATGCTTCTAACTTACATATTGATCTCGTACACTCGAATCGTTCCGCACAGCTTCCTCAAGCCGCTCAATGTCGATCATCGAATTTAGTGGAAAATTGAATCCATCAACCCTTACCTTCGTCGTTGATTCATCTTTGATTTGTAGCTCTGACTCGTCGTCGCTATCTAGACTCTCCGGTAATTCTGCCACAAGCATGCTTAGCTTGTGATTTATTTCCTGAATTTGTTGTTTTAGCTTCCGCTGGTCCATCGGGTCAGTGTGCCTGGAACTCATCCTTATCAAGCATTGCAACCTGTTGCGAAGTTTGGCAACTTGTTTAACTACGAATAGAACATATAAAAAGGTAATAATTAGtgacaattttatattttttctagagttAGTCTTGAGGtacatgaattaaaaaaaaaactatgattcAATTCTAACTATAGCTGTTCATTTTAGTAGTAAATCAATCTGAGAATATAAAACATAAACAGTTCTATTTTCTTGCTCTACTAGGAGAGTGTCTTTTGCTCTGCCGAAACCGCCGAACATTGTTTCGAACATGAATGCGCTTCACGACGTTTTTCATGGCTTCGGCTATATCAAGCTCATCCAATCCTTGCTCGCTCCAagcatctgtaaaaaaaattcacatgagTGCTTCTTTACTAGAGCATATGTGTACTACTGAAATCGATTACCCAACATACACTCGGAGAAGAGCAGATAATCTTTAACCGATTCTCGCTGAGACATAGGGTCGCTTGATCTCACGGCTGACCAACTGAACTTTCGAAAAATTGCTTCATCGGTGCAAATCTTACTGAAGGTGTTTTCAATGTCTTCATCGGGACCTTTGATGCGGCGGAGGAATTTGATCTGAAAAGCGAAGTGTTTATTATTGAAAGATTGATCATTTCATTTTAAAACCTACGTATTTAAGTCTTGTTTTATCATCCCTTCGAACACAATGTTCCAATTGTATGACCGTTGCTGTGTCAGTTAACGGAAAAGTTAGGTTTTTTAGCGGCACAAGCATAGTCATCTTATCCTCTTTTTCAATAAACAAGTCATCTgtaaaaaaagccaaaaatcgcaaacattgaaattatTCGTTCATTTTACGGTATCAATGAAAATGTTGAAAGTAGAAAAGTAATAGGAAATTTAGGATGTTTTGATTTTATTCTAGTTCCTCTTCTCCATCGATATAAAAATAAGTAGGATTGCTGCTTTTTTGAACACGAATTCGCTCCTTGTAACGTCTGAAGCGTTTGCGTCCATGCacgtttttcactattttcctcAAAGTAGCCCGTATATCGTCGCGAGTGATTCCATGTTGGGCCCACGCTTCTGGAATGTCAGAAAAATGCGTTCTAATTCCAACGTTTTTTTTAATAGAAGTGACAATTTTTATGCTTTACCAATGAAACAATCACCAAAAATGACATAATCTTTCATTGCTCGTTTTTTTGCAGATCGGCTGTTGCAAAAACCATTGTAGTTATAGTTCGTCAGTGCCTCATCGTAGaatatgtttttgaaaatttctgctatcGGCACGCCCAGAGGTTTAACTCGCTGCAGAAAGGTTATCTGTAAGTACAAATATTATGATTTAGACCCAAGTGCGTCATACTACTACTTCATCGATTGCCATTTGTGAAATTGGAGTAAAAATATACTAACATATTGTTTCCGTAAATGAGAGTTGGAGTTGACTTCCGCTTCTAGTCGTTCAATGTCACTTTCGCTTTGAATTGGAAAGCTGAAGGTTGATAAATTATTCTGATTTGCGCTCGATAGATCACGTCCTCCTAATTTCTTTACTTTATATGTGGATGATTTCGCTAGAAAAAAAGAGTACAAATTATTAAACATTACATTCGTACAGTACGACTACACATGTTTTCACACGATCATTTCTTTAAAAagtattttattttgtacgttTATTGTTTTTGTAAATCGTTATTCTTTAGGATTGTGGGTACAAcatttttgaagatgattttgctTCTAATGCTTTGTATGGTATTTCATTCACCGGCGTTTTTTTCCTATAAACTCGAGTGCGCAGCTTGTGGTTCAACCGCTTAATTGTCTTTGCAATTTCTTCTCTCAAAACAGTTTCATTTATTCCGTGGTTCTCCCAAGCTTCTGCAATGTAGAAGTCTCACATTGAATGCGATACAACCATAAACAAATAGTTTATTGGATACTAACCAAGCATACAATCCGTGAAAATCACGTAGTTCCGCATAGCTTTCTTCTTCTTGGCTCGATTGGTCATTCCAAAGTAGTTATAGTTTTGTAATGCTTCATCAGTGAACAAATCACGGTACACATCGGACACATCCCAATTACAGACGCTTCGCTCGCGTAGAAGGCCTACCTGTGGAAAAAGAATTTAGGAATAATGTTCTGCAGTCAATCCAGAATCGTTACTAACGTATTCGCTTCGAACGGCTGGATTTTGACGAACAGCCTCCTCGAGTGCTTCAATGGCGTGCTCGGTTGCCAATGGGAATCGAATCGGTAAAACTATTTCACTGTTTTCCTTTAACAAAATTATCCGTTCACTAAATACTGCAAGGTTACGCCGAGCATGCGCTCGTGTCTGCTTTTCCAGTGGAGGCTCGCGAAAGACGTTTTGAAGAAAGCTCAAATCCGCGGATAGCTTGGCCATTTCTGGAATGTGAAAATAGATTGTtacaatttgtttcattttgtttAGGAATGCATGCCAAGAGAACAGCTTTCAACATAGACACAGCGGAAAACTATTTGTATATCTTTTCATCTGTTTGTAATATTCAAGATTTATTTGTACCCAAATGTTAagggatttttttcaaaaaaatatctcaTGAAAACATCAATCAAAAAACTAACGAAGTAATCATTGTTTGCGTTTGCTTCTAAACCGTGCACCCCGTTTGCGATTGTTGATCAAGGTGATTGCGCTACAAATATGCTGTCGAATATCCTCTGCACTTTCAATATCGCCCCAGGCATCTGTAAATTTTTAATGAATAATTATTAGCATGTAGTATTCGTTCGCATATAAAATACCTACCCGATATACACTGGACAAATATCCAGTAGTCTTTCATGGCAAACTTCTTCGCGCCCGCAAAATTACACCTCCCACTGTAATTGTAGTCGTACAATGCCTTGTCGGTAAACAATTTGAGAAAAGCAAATACGGGTTTTCCTATTTGCTGGCGTTGCTTCCTGAGCAAGTTTACCTACAAGTAGCGCTCAGATTGATAAATAGCACATTTGAGACAGTCTGACCTTACGTATTGCTCCCGTACAACAGGATCGGATCGAACCGCCTTCTCCAACCTTTCAACCATATCTCGAGATTTTATGGGAAACGTAATGTCATCCGCTAACTTGTGCTGAGGAAGATCGCCTTCATCGTCATCACCATCATCGTTATCCATGTCAATCATGTAAGTTGTCCTTTCATTCACTGTTTTGATTGTGTAAAGATTCGTTTTTTTCTGTCTCGTCCTATTTACTAAGAGAATACCTGCAAGCAGTATTTACAACAACACTCATTAGATTTAACTGCTAATAGTACATCAGCATAAATATAAGAAAGTTTAATGCTATTGAATGAATCATAGCTTTTATTACAGCTTTAACATTCATACTTTTTgctattggttttcgaacatttgTTATCAACAGTGCAACGTCGTCCTTGAACGCGCTGTGTGACTTGTTTTATTCCTTCCTCTAAACGGTGTTCATCAGTTCCTTCCGAGCTCCACGAATCTGCGAACATAGAAGTGTTAAAATCAAAAGCATTTCATTTGAGAAAGTCGTGCCGTGACAAAAAAAAAGGAGCAGGAAATGTTCTGCTACAATAATCTTACCCAACATGCAGCTAGTGAAAATTGCATATTCATTCATCGCCTTCCTTGAATTTGCTGCCGCTTGACACCCGTTCCAGGTATAGCCGTGTAGCGCATTTGCTCCGAATAAATCAAAGAAGCAGTTAACCATGTCTAAGTGGGATGGTATTTTACACCTTAACATTTGAACCTGAAAATCATATACACGTTATCGTGTGCCTGATGTATGTACTGAAAATGGTATCACATATTGCCGCTTGATATTAGAATTCGTGTTGACGGCTTGCTCCAATCTCTCCACTTCGTCTTCACTGTTAAGGGGGAAAATAAATCCATCAACTCCGTATCCATTAATACCGAACGAATCATTGATTTTAGTATGATTCGACAAGTGTATAGAGAAATGCTTATCCAGTTCCGCTAATTCAACTTTTAATTGAGCAAATTTTTGTGCATGCAGAGATACGTCTAAAATAGAAACGAAAACACTTAAGAAAACTCGAATCATAATGctccaataacaaaaaaaataaaaacagtgttttcttatgcaaaaaaataattttaattattactATCTGACTctgatttctttttttgttgttcATTCAATAACATCAGCTGAATTTGCTCCGATCGCCTTCGGCGGTTTAAGTTCGACATATTGCGTCGTTCGTTCAGTTGGGCCATTATCGTCTGTAGATGATTAACTAACCCAATCCGCGTAAGTCCATGGGATTTCCACGCATCTGTAATAtcaatgtgaaaaaaattacgCAATTTAGATTCGGCTTTTACCCCTCACCTAGCATGCAGCTTATAAAAATAGTGTATTCAGCGATATTCTTTTTGTTTCTCGCAGCATTCTCGTTTGCCGCCGGCAGCCAATAGTTATACAAGGCGATATCCGTGAATAAACTGCTGAAGATATCAGCTACGGACGAATGAAATGGTTTTATGAACTGTAGAAACGTCACATATTGCCTGCGAATTCCAGCGTTCTCTCGAACTACTTTTTCAAGTCGTTCCACATCTTCTTCACAAAAGAGAGGAAAGCTAAATCCGGACACTTTGCATGAGGTGTTCGAAACAGTAGAGTTTCGCTGAACGTTGTGTACACGCTGGACCACGAAATCTGCAGAATAGAGTATACTTTTTTACAAACAGAATTAATTTTGTTATGGACTGAGAAAATAAATTGCTCAGGAAGAAAATGAAATCCATAGCTTTAGAGTTGGTATACTACTATGTTATTAACGATAAGTTATGGAGAGTGTTATTTGTACACATTGTCCCTAACACCCGGATGTAACAACATTTGCGCTAGGAATGACTCAGTGTTGTATTTCAGCAACGAGTAACTGTACATTGATATGTTTAACTAGTTCACTTTTCCTCATTGTGTCTGTCACTAATCTGCCTAATACGCTTTCGTTGGTTGTAGTTGTTCGAACGTCGACGACCTGAGATTTTGGAAACCACTTTTGTCATAACTGTAGATAGATGCTCCACAGTCAATATTCCGTGGTCCTTCCAACCCTCTGcgatacaaaaaaaatgtaattaataACATCAGCttctttgttgttgttttgttaTGTAAAACCCACCAAGCATACAGCCGGTGAAAATTTCCATAGACTTCATGCTTTTACGAGGAAATCTGGGATTTTTACAGCCATTCCAGGCGTATGGTGCCATAGCATCATCACTGAAAAACTTTCCAAAGCATTCCACGACATCCATGTGGCGTGGCTTCCGCATCTTCAAATATTTCACGAATTGTTTCCGCGCATTTGGATCGGATAAAACCACAGCCTCCAAACGCTCTACCTGTTCGCTGTTTTCAAGCGGAAAATTGAATCCTTCCACTGATAACTTAGGTGGTGGGTTTAATTGTATTTTGAACGTAGTATAATATTCCACAAAATCGTCCTTCGCGTCACTTGCCTTAAGGTCTTCAGAAACTGACGGAGTAtctgaaaaatctaaaaaaaatatacaaattatAAGGTATTGTTCCAATTACTAATGTTTATAGGTTCATCATAATGCTTGTTATCGGTTTGCTAAGCTTTATTCATAACAATATAAAAATTATTCTGAATGTTCTACAGAACGGCACTTTTTCTTCAATGACTGATTTTTTGTGTACCGCCGTCTGCAAATGTAATACACAGCTTTTTTTAGTTGCTCGATCAGTTGCGACTGGTCAACACCATGGCTCTCCCATGCTTCTGTAActcgaaacaaaaaattagtACTGTTAAACTGACACGTTCCATATCAAGCATGTACCCATCATACAAACATAAAATATATCGTATTTTTGCATAGCCTTTTTGGGTGTTCGGGGAAACTCCGCTTTTTCCAAACCATGCCAGTTGTAATTTGTCATAGCTTTATCCGTGAAGAACTTCTTGAACGCATGGACAACGGTTAATCGCAGCGGTTTCATCACATTGAGATAGTAAACCTGCCGAAAAACAATTTACAGTTAATATTGAACCTCAGAAAGCATGAATTTTCACTTACATATTGACTCCGAATATTTACGTCCGATTGCACGGCTGCTTCTAGTCGCTCAACATCCTCTTCACAAGCGATAGGAAATTGAAAACCCACAACCGTAGGAGTCAGTTGATGGGACGTCGCTTTTGACAATGAGCGAAATTCATCGTCCAGCAGTCGTAGCTCTTTGCGAAGCATCCGCACCTTACAGAGCTCTTCATCCTCGGCAGAGTTCGATTTTTCCTGAATTCGCTCCGCCAGTTGTCGCATTTCGACCTCTACGTACTCCAGTTTTATAAGATTATCCTCTCCTATTCAGCATATGATTGAAAATGGTTAGAGTATCCGAAGTTAATTTACAACAAACAGTTACAAAAAATCAGCCAGTATCAGTATGAACAATTTATTCTTTGCTTTTATGTTTTTCACCAGAACATACATATTTTTATCTATGTATTACTTAGGTTGAgtcatttgtgaagaaaaaaaaaacttaggttGAGTAAATAAAATTAGAGAAATGAAGAACTATTAGAAAAAGATGTTTCTGAAGATCCTATTGGCTTACTATTCGCttgatcgatttttttgctCGGAATGCTCGCTGGCGCATTCGATTTCGGCTTTGCTTTATTGCAGTAATCAGTTGATTACCAAGTTCGGCCATATCGATGCCCTCGGACTCGAATGCTTCTAGAAAAAGtcagaaatttatttgaaatagtATAACATGAAAACCACCAAAAATACCATCACTAACCTAGGAAGCATGTGGAAAAGATCGAGTATCCTTTCATCGGCAGCTTATTTTTTCCCGACGCATACGATCCGTGATAGTTGTAGGCGGTGAGCGCTTCGTCAGAAAACACCATCGGCAGGAACTGAACCAAGCTCAtcgatttaggttttttgcGTATCAAGAATTCAACCTGCAGTAAATTGAAACATGTGTTGGAAGGAAAAAATTCTGTTTTTGAATGCTAGAACGATGtacactgaagtcgcttttttcgcgggggatacgtgccgcgtaaaaaaaacgcgtgaattccggaatccgcgtaaaaaaaagcgtaaattccggaacccgcataaaaaacccgcgttaattctgcaatccgagtaaagagaaaccgaaatccgggtaaaaaaataccgcgtaaattccggaatccgctttAAAAAAcggcgtaaactccggaatccgcgtaaaaaaactgcgtaaattccggaatccgcgtaaaaaagccgagtaaaaagcgaccttagtgtaattgCAATTATTCGATTTTGATATTTTCTGCAAATCAACATATTAAACGAAAAATGGAAATTTTAATAAGTTTTATCTATGTTTCGTCATgttttaaattcaaaacttttgtttttatatgttttgTAGTTACAATTTTCCACTGTTGGTCCGTCTGGTCATTTGTATCATGAGAGTATCTTATTTTATCCGCTCTACTTTCTGCTGAACTCCTCAGTAAATTAAACTTTTACATGAATGTTGGAAAAAAACTACCGAAACAATTAGAGCTCTCGAAATGTTTCAATTCGTTTACAAAAAAagaatagatttttaaaaaatgaactttatTGGAtacttaatttgaaaaaaaaaaagatcgaaGCAAGCGTGCAACGCGAGTAGACGTCTCTTGttatcagggccggatttagacgctggggggcccggggcaaatttgtttgagaggccctcttttcttaaaacattgagagataacgttctggaaggtgacgagcaaaaaaaaaaggtcgcactaggactaggggggccccttcaatcgggaggcccggggcatttgccccctttgccccccctcaaatccgggcctgcttgTTATTCGCGCCGCGATTTTACAGAAAATTATAAATTCTGAAAGA
It includes:
- the LOC129720013 gene encoding uncharacterized protein LOC129720013 isoform X1 is translated as MYLKTNSRKNIKLSLIITFLYVLFVVKQVAKLRNRLQCLIRMSSRHTDPMDQRKLKQQIQEINHKLSMLVAELPESLDSDDESELQIKDESTTKVRVDGFNFPLNSMIDIERLEEAVRNDSSVRDQYVHYISSNKPPSMDIVNFFSRLFTDEALISYNYSGVNNIGEQKMPMRNYSIFTDCMIDPLRVIVKTGGCLKNSSDDDDCAVSNGGRKYMFIISRKGGILLVHENYIYRSNLRRQGRHKNILYWECSQNRAGKCRGRVKSVGDYLYISNSNIQHNHEPEMQRISSARLSGHLSFRTFDSL
- the LOC129720013 gene encoding uncharacterized protein LOC129720013 isoform X2, with amino-acid sequence MSSRHTDPMDQRKLKQQIQEINHKLSMLVAELPESLDSDDESELQIKDESTTKVRVDGFNFPLNSMIDIERLEEAVRNDSSVRDQYVHYISSNKPPSMDIVNFFSRLFTDEALISYNYSGVNNIGEQKMPMRNYSIFTDCMIDPLRVIVKTGGCLKNSSDDDDCAVSNGGRKYMFIISRKGGILLVHENYIYRSNLRRQGRHKNILYWECSQNRAGKCRGRVKSVGDYLYISNSNIQHNHEPEMQRISSARLSGHLSFRTFDSL
- the LOC129720013 gene encoding uncharacterized protein LOC129720013 isoform X3: MYLKTNSRKNIKLSLIITFLYVLFVVKQVAKLRNRLQCLIRMSSRHTDPMDQRKLKQQIQEINHKLSMLVAELPESLDSDDESELQIKDESTTKVRVDGFNFPLNSMIDIERLEEAVRNDSSVRDQYVHYISSNKPPSMDIVNFFSRLFTDEALISYNYSGVNNIGEQKMPMRNYSIFTDCMIEAWRNQGVNHAVLEEKIRLAVKKLTGRRRMKLFRLRKAMKE